The Lactuca sativa cultivar Salinas chromosome 2, Lsat_Salinas_v11, whole genome shotgun sequence genome includes a window with the following:
- the LOC111876707 gene encoding L-ascorbate oxidase homolog produces the protein MNQAIIRPFYLGLLAWLCVFFVKAEDPYRFFTFEVTYGQISPLGVSQRGILVNGKFPGPTIDCITNDNVIVNVINKLDEPFLLTWNGIKQRKTSWQDGVLGTNCPIPPNSNWTYQMQMKDQIGTYSYFPSTKMHRAVGGFGAINIRARAVIFVPYLKPVEEFTLLISDWWKSDHKTLQQTLDSGKTLPMADALLINGHVQSTSFTTQKGQRYMFRVSNVALTTSINFRIQNHTLTLVETEGSHTLQESYESLDIHVGQSASFLVNLNAPLKDYFIVASTRFTKPVLTATSTLHYDGSTTKASLPLPWGPTYEIHWSMKQARTIRWNLTANAARPNPQGSYHYGTIPVTRTVVLANSAENINGKLRYAVNQVSYANPETPLKIADFYNIPGVFHLSSIKDSPPSTPPVIGASVMGFTLHDFVEIVFQNNEGTIQSWHLDGSDFWAVGFGSGQWNATLRKRFYNLNDATTRHTMQVYPNSWSAILVSMDNKGMWNLRSAIWPRRYLGQELYTKVWNDEKSSRTEYDIPLNALRCGKAPLN, from the exons ATGAATCAGGCCATCATCCGACCATTTTATCTTGGACTTTTGGCTTGGTTATGTGTCTTCTTTGTGAAGGCTGAAGACCCATACAGATTTTTTACATTTGAAGTTACATACGGACAAATTTCTCCTCTTGGTGTTTCACAAAGG GGCATACTTGTCAATGGGAAGTTCCCAGGCCCAACCATTGACTGTATCACCAACGACAATGTAATTGTCAATGTCATTAACAAGCTGGATGAGCCCTTTCTTCTCACCTG GAATGGTATCAAACAAAGAAAGACCTCATGGCAAGATGGAGTTTTGGGGACAAACTGCCCAATCCCACCAAACTCAAACTGGACATACCAAATGCAAATGAAAGATCAAATTGGAACCTATTCCTACTTCCCTTCAACCAAGATGCATAGAGCTGTTGGTGGTTTTGGAGCAATTAATATCCGAGCAAGAGCTGTGATTTTTGTCCCATATCTCAAACCAGTTGAGGAATTCACTTTACTCATCAGTGACTGGTGGAAATCAGATCACAAG ACACTACAACAAACACTCGACTCTGGGAAAACTCTTCCCATGGCTGATGCTCTACTAATCAATGGTCATGTTCAATCAACCTCTTTCACAACTCAAAAAG GTCAAAGGTACATGTTTAGAGTATCAAATGTGGCCTTAACCACTTCAATTAACTTCAGAATCCAAAACCATACACTGACACTTGTCGAAACTGAAGGATCACATACTTTACAAGAATCATACGAATCACTAGACATTCATGTTGGTCAATCCGCTTCTTTCTTGGTCAACCTTAATGCTCCTCTAAAAGACTACTTCATTGTTGCTTCAACTCGTTTCACCAAACCAGTTCTTACAGCTACATCAACCCTCCACTATGATGGCTCCACCACCAAAGCTTCTTTACCACTACCATGGGGTCCCACCTATGAAATTCATTGGTCAATGAAACAAGCAAGAACAATCAGATGGAATTTAACAGCAAATGCAGCTAGACCTAACCCTCAAGGCTCATATCACTATGGAACAATTCCAGTAACAAGAACAGTTGTGCTTGCTAATTCAGCTGAAAATATTAATGGAAAACTTAGGTATGCTGTGAATCAGGTGTCGTATGCTAACCCAGAAACTCCATTGAAGATTGCTGATTTTTATAACATTCCTGGAGTCTTCCACTTAAGCTCAATCAAAGATTCACCTCCTTCAACCCCTCCTGTTATTGGTGCCTCTGTTATGGGGTTCACTCTTCATGACTTTGTTGAAATTGTCTTCCAAAACAATGAGGGAACTATTCAATCATGGCATCTTGATGGGTCTGATTTTTGGGCTGTTGG GTTTGGATCTGGGCAGTGGAATGCTACACTTAGGAAAAGATTTTATAATCTGAATGATGCTACAACAAGACACACTATGCAg GTGTATCCAAATTCATGGAGTGCGATATTGGTTTCTATGGACAACAAGGGGATGTGGAATCTGAGGTCTGCAATTTGGCCAAGGAGATATTTGGGACAGGAGTTGTATACGAAAGTTTGGAATGATGAAAAGAGTTCTCGCACTGAATATGACATCCCATTGAATGCATTAAGATGTGGAAAGGCGCCATTGAATTAG
- the LOC111876706 gene encoding dof zinc finger protein DOF5.6: MMEELFTAPQPNVPTNSQILKPSPPAPPSSATNTPNSSENHHLRCPRCDSSNTKFCYYNNYNLTQPRYFCKTCRRYWTKGGALRNVPIGGGCRKNKGTTIAAALANHNISNTSKLKAVLSSELGKTGFMNGFQHSDPIFWASLPQTSHLLPLLRPTQNPNPNFALNPVTHTNTFSSSWRNSQTEQNQREENGGIINTGNNLNLGRMYQRLRSFPSNYSYHHDNQTPPVMNTLSSSVMESPPAVSNGEPGLWNPTLPWSDLLLTNAAYR; this comes from the coding sequence ATGATGGAGGAGCTGTTTACTGCTCCACAGCCAAATGTTCCCACTAATTCTCAAATTCTCAAACCTTCACCACCGGCGCCACCGTCTTCCGCCACCAATACTCCCAACTCCTCGGAAAACCACCATCTGAGATGCCCACGATGCGATTCCTCCAACACAAAGTTCTGTTACTACAACAACTACAACCTCACTCAGCCACGCTACTTCTGCAAGACTTGCCGACGTTACTGGACTAAAGGTGGAGCCCTCCGTAATGTTCCCATCGGCGGTGGCTGCCGGAAAAACAAGGGAACCACCATAGCAGCTGCTTTAGCAAACCATAATATTTCCAACACCTCAAAGCTGAAGGCGGTTCTTTCTTCCGAGCTCGGAAAAACAGGCTTCATGAACGGGTTTCAGCATTCCGACCCGATCTTTTGGGCTAGCTTACCTCAAACCTCTCATCTTCTTCCCTTACTACGACCCacacaaaaccctaaccctaattttgcGTTAAACCCAGTCACCCACACAAACACGTTCAGTTCATCTTGGAGAAACAGTCAAACGGAGCAAAATCAACGTGAGGAAAACGGAGGGATTATAAACACAGGAAACAATCTTAATCTAGGTCGAATGTATCAACGTTTAAGATCATTTCCATCAAACTATAGTTACCATCATGATAATCAGACACCACCTGTGATGAATACTTTATCTTCATCTGTAATGGAGTCTCCTCCCGCTGTTTCAAATGGTGAGCCGGGTTTATGGAATCCGACACTTCCATGGTCGGATCTGCTGTTAACCAATGCTGCATATCGTTAA